The proteins below come from a single Chryseobacterium bernardetii genomic window:
- a CDS encoding TssN family type VI secretion system protein has protein sequence MEISSVKGIFLRYILMPLIAIIMMFILGIIRRNKPAIKIKVIIIYVLLCSLCLALPGFFGFAGNLFNPYWYLIAQIIYLIFGIIHVNLLHKYFKKHIDSLAMSILFESILSLTCIALGGYLFTLLFNWMSRGTGYAVMAATSMLIFVVPMVFYYCYIQFISIPFDIYKTWRYSPEQKLPDFEGADFDRLMVLNVELSKNLEDSNRFRIKAKTLPTGITFGDWFYRVVDDYNHKNPGSIIHLSDEVREPYYWIFYTKKSFFSFRKYIDFDQDITANNISENEVVICKRVIQHEEEGVARKS, from the coding sequence ATGGAAATTTCTTCAGTAAAAGGTATTTTTTTAAGGTATATCTTAATGCCTTTAATCGCAATTATCATGATGTTTATCCTGGGTATTATCAGGAGAAACAAACCTGCGATCAAAATTAAAGTAATTATTATATACGTCCTTCTGTGCAGCTTATGTCTGGCACTTCCAGGCTTTTTTGGGTTTGCCGGAAATCTTTTTAACCCGTACTGGTATCTTATAGCACAAATTATTTACCTTATTTTTGGAATTATTCACGTTAACCTGCTGCACAAATATTTCAAAAAGCATATTGATTCTCTGGCAATGAGTATTTTGTTTGAATCTATACTTTCATTAACGTGTATTGCATTAGGTGGGTATTTGTTTACCCTGTTATTCAACTGGATGAGTAGAGGAACAGGATATGCTGTGATGGCGGCTACAAGCATGCTGATCTTTGTGGTTCCTATGGTATTTTATTACTGCTATATTCAGTTTATCAGTATTCCTTTTGATATTTATAAAACGTGGAGATACTCTCCGGAGCAAAAGCTTCCGGATTTTGAAGGGGCAGATTTTGACCGTCTGATGGTTCTTAATGTTGAATTAAGTAAAAATCTTGAAGATTCAAACCGCTTCAGAATCAAGGCTAAAACGCTTCCTACAGGAATTACCTTCGGGGACTGGTTTTACAGAGTGGTAGATGATTATAACCACAAAAACCCGGGATCCATCATTCATCTTTCTGATGAAGTAAGAGAACCTTATTACTGGATCTTTTATACTAAAAAATCGTTTTTCAGCTTTAGAAAATATATAGATTTCGACCAGGATATCACTGCAAACAACATTTCTGAAAATGAAGTGGTGATTTGTAAGAGAGTCATTCAGCATGAAGAGGAGGGAGTAGCAAGAAAATCATAA
- a CDS encoding type VI secretion system baseplate subunit TssG, whose amino-acid sequence MNYNKLQTDFKAEAVAVNLLKYHRTVSNIFIERVGVNDRAYLKDIKSISSSYLGFDEEVFTIETYREGIYDYLPEGLFHPPSLGASRKNVDTVVREIRKQKRVEEDARKFFRPFELEVFFTEISALLKESEFDITSNTDSLLETISELWPLIDMLDRQNAYIFIHILPFFHQIRGDKRWFERCMTAFLQVPVKVTFSPNVIDEIEKNDDSMLLGNSRLGVTYIPSGRHMDGQRNWVVNIGPIPYEEMKKYIPGSPFRKVLQTLYDYFLPVTVDIEENFVTEKLEYSFSLEDDERNASRLGYSTFL is encoded by the coding sequence ATGAACTATAATAAGCTGCAGACAGACTTTAAGGCAGAGGCTGTGGCTGTTAACCTTTTAAAATATCACCGGACGGTAAGCAATATATTTATTGAGAGAGTCGGGGTGAATGACCGTGCTTATCTTAAGGATATTAAAAGCATTTCAAGCAGTTATCTGGGTTTTGATGAAGAAGTGTTCACCATAGAAACTTATAGAGAAGGTATTTATGATTATCTTCCTGAAGGGTTATTTCACCCGCCTTCACTCGGAGCTTCAAGGAAAAATGTGGATACGGTTGTAAGAGAGATCAGAAAGCAAAAAAGAGTAGAAGAGGATGCCCGCAAATTTTTCCGTCCCTTTGAGCTGGAAGTCTTTTTCACGGAGATCAGTGCGCTTCTTAAAGAGTCTGAATTTGATATCACCAGCAATACGGATTCTTTGCTGGAAACAATAAGTGAGCTTTGGCCTCTTATTGATATGCTGGACAGGCAGAACGCTTATATATTTATACATATTCTCCCGTTTTTTCATCAGATTAGAGGAGATAAAAGATGGTTTGAAAGATGTATGACCGCTTTTCTTCAGGTTCCGGTTAAAGTAACTTTTTCTCCCAATGTTATTGATGAAATAGAAAAAAATGATGATTCAATGCTGTTGGGAAATTCAAGATTGGGTGTAACCTATATTCCTAGCGGAAGACATATGGACGGGCAGAGGAACTGGGTAGTGAATATCGGCCCCATTCCTTATGAGGAAATGAAAAAGTATATTCCGGGAAGCCCATTCAGGAAAGTTCTTCAAACACTGTATGATTATTTTCTTCCTGTAACTGTAGATATAGAAGAGAATTTCGTTACAGAAAAGCTGGAATATTCTTTCAGTCTTGAGGATGATGAAAGAAATGCCAGCCGCCTTGGTTACTCTACATTCCTCTAA